A genomic window from Pantoea alhagi includes:
- a CDS encoding nucleobase:cation symporter-2 family protein codes for MSANPHEIAPSATGVTPKSELIYRLEDRPPLAQTLFAACQHLLAMFVAVITPALLICQALGLPAQDTQHIISMSLFASGVASILQIKTWGPVGSGLLSIQGTSFNFVSPLIMGGLALKNGGADVPTMMAALFGTLMVASCTEMIISRVLHLARRIITPLVSGIVVMIIGLSLIQVGLTSIGGGFAAMNDHTFGAPKNLLLAGAVLAVIIILNRQRNPYLRVASLVIAMAVGYLLAWALDMLPENTTPANSALVAVPMPLYYGLGFDWNLLIPLMLVFMVTSLETIGDITATSDVSEQPVSGPLYMKRLKGGVLANGFNSFVSALFNTFPNSCFGQNNGVIQLTGVASRYVGFVVALMLIVLGLFPAVSGFVQHIPEPVLGGATIVMFGTIAASGVRIVSREPLNRRAIMIMALSLAVGLGVSQQPLILQFAPEWLKTLLSSGIAAGGITAILLNLFFPHEK; via the coding sequence ATGTCCGCCAATCCTCATGAAATCGCCCCGTCCGCCACCGGCGTGACGCCGAAGAGCGAACTCATTTATCGCCTGGAAGATCGCCCACCGCTGGCGCAAACCCTCTTTGCCGCCTGCCAGCATCTGCTGGCAATGTTCGTGGCGGTAATTACTCCTGCGCTGCTGATTTGTCAGGCCCTTGGGCTGCCCGCTCAGGATACGCAGCACATTATCAGCATGTCGCTGTTTGCCTCTGGCGTGGCGTCGATTTTGCAGATTAAAACCTGGGGGCCGGTAGGCTCAGGGCTCCTCTCTATCCAGGGCACCAGCTTTAATTTTGTAAGCCCACTGATAATGGGCGGTCTGGCATTGAAAAATGGCGGTGCCGATGTCCCCACGATGATGGCTGCTTTATTCGGCACGCTGATGGTCGCCTCCTGCACTGAAATGATAATTTCCCGTGTACTGCATCTGGCGCGCCGGATTATTACGCCGCTGGTTTCCGGTATCGTGGTAATGATTATCGGTCTGTCGCTGATTCAGGTGGGCTTAACTTCTATTGGCGGCGGCTTTGCCGCGATGAACGATCATACCTTTGGCGCGCCGAAAAATCTGCTGTTGGCAGGCGCGGTTCTGGCGGTGATCATTATCCTCAATCGTCAGCGGAACCCTTACCTGCGCGTCGCCTCACTGGTGATTGCAATGGCGGTGGGCTATTTGCTGGCATGGGCGCTGGACATGCTGCCGGAAAACACCACCCCAGCCAACAGTGCGCTGGTGGCTGTGCCGATGCCGCTCTATTATGGCCTGGGCTTTGACTGGAACCTGCTGATTCCGCTGATGCTGGTATTTATGGTGACCTCGCTGGAAACCATCGGCGATATTACCGCCACCTCTGATGTCTCAGAGCAGCCGGTTAGCGGACCGCTTTATATGAAACGTCTGAAAGGCGGCGTGCTGGCAAATGGTTTTAACTCTTTTGTCTCTGCGCTGTTTAACACTTTTCCTAACTCCTGCTTCGGTCAGAACAACGGCGTTATCCAGCTGACCGGCGTTGCCAGCCGTTACGTCGGCTTTGTGGTGGCGTTAATGCTGATCGTGCTGGGTCTGTTTCCTGCGGTAAGCGGCTTTGTACAACATATTCCGGAGCCGGTACTGGGTGGCGCGACGATTGTGATGTTCGGCACCATTGCCGCATCCGGCGTACGTATTGTCTCACGCGAGCCGCTAAATCGTCGGGCAATTATGATTATGGCGCTCTCGCTGGCAGTAGGGCTTGGCGTGTCGCAGCAGCCGCTGATCCTGCAGTTTGCGCCAGAGTGGTTAAAAACCCTGCTCTCCTCCGGTATCGCCGCCGGCGGTATTACCGCAATCTTGCTGAACCTGTTTTTCCCTCACGAGAAGTAA
- the fabY gene encoding fatty acid biosynthesis protein FabY has translation MYHLRVPETAEELEMYYQFRWEMLRKPLRQPQGSERDAWDAMAHHQMVVDEQGKPVAAGRLYINADNEASIRFLAVHPTVQGKGLGTLVAMTLESVARQEGVKRVVCSAREDAVEFFAKLGYVNQGEITAPLSTPVRHFLMIKPVITLDDILHRADWCGQLQQAWYEHIPLSEKMGVRITQYTGQKFMTTMPETGNQNPHHTLFAGSLFSLATLTGWGLIWLLLRERHLGGTIILADAHIRYSKPVSGKPSASADLGSLSGDLDRLARGRKARVQLEVELFGNEECGAVFSGVYIVLPADPDGPLEPHG, from the coding sequence ATGTATCATCTACGAGTGCCGGAAACTGCCGAAGAGCTGGAAATGTATTACCAGTTCCGCTGGGAAATGTTACGTAAGCCGCTGCGTCAGCCGCAGGGTTCCGAGCGGGACGCCTGGGACGCGATGGCCCATCATCAAATGGTAGTGGATGAACAGGGAAAACCTGTCGCTGCAGGGCGTCTTTATATCAATGCGGACAATGAAGCCTCTATTCGCTTTCTGGCAGTACATCCTACCGTACAGGGCAAGGGTTTAGGCACGCTGGTAGCGATGACGCTGGAATCCGTCGCCCGTCAGGAAGGCGTTAAGCGTGTGGTGTGTAGCGCGCGTGAGGATGCGGTCGAATTCTTTGCCAAGCTGGGCTACGTTAATCAGGGCGAAATTACCGCACCGCTCAGTACGCCGGTACGCCACTTTTTAATGATTAAACCGGTGATCACGCTGGATGATATCCTGCATCGTGCTGACTGGTGCGGGCAACTGCAGCAGGCCTGGTATGAGCACATTCCGCTCAGTGAAAAAATGGGCGTGCGCATTACGCAATATACCGGTCAAAAATTTATGACCACCATGCCGGAAACCGGCAATCAAAACCCACACCATACGCTTTTTGCGGGCAGTCTGTTTTCCCTGGCCACGCTCACCGGCTGGGGATTGATCTGGCTGCTGCTGCGCGAGCGTCATTTAGGCGGCACGATTATCCTGGCCGATGCCCATATCCGTTACAGCAAGCCTGTCAGCGGCAAGCCCAGCGCTTCTGCCGATCTCGGTTCACTCAGCGGCGACCTTGACCGTCTGGCGCGCGGACGTAAAGCGCGCGTGCAGCTGGAAGTGGAGCTGTTTGGTAACGAGGAGTGCGGGGCGGTCTTTAGCGGTGTCTATATTGTGCTGCCCGCCGATCCCGACGGGCCGCTGGAGCCTCACGGATGA
- a CDS encoding AsmA family protein: MKFIGKLTLSLLLLLLLALVTIYLLLQTRWGAEWVSRRISDDTAWHLSVSKIEHNFSAPGLLTLRNVSFGHDGQPAVMVAKTVNLGLSLSLFSEAPRFTRIELQDGALNAANMSANMTLPLQAERLQLRNMQLHSPRQTFNAIALNGGVIPWQPRAGNILGNKASFQASAESVTLQGVTVTHALVQGKINDKVLVINNFGGDLARGSVTGSAQRDAQGKWDVSALRLNDIRLQTDKSLSAFLQPLRSLPAVHFSRVDVTNTHLQGPDWAVTDLDLLLKSVTLSNGDWQSDDGSLALNADNFINGQLTLNDPILNLDFSPQGITDARFSSRWVNGLIRAQGSWQRQTKRLTLDELVLAGLEYTLPENWRDRWMASLPAWLDSVLVKKLSGNRNLIIDVNPQYPFQITALDTNGSDLLLAQHRQWGIWQGSLNLNAAEATFNRTDVRHPSLALNADAEQIAVTEMSAFVDKGMLEGAATLDQTPARHLSLTLNGRAVPADVLQNWGWPAPPLTGQATLQLQLNARLAAKTPLKSSANGTLTLSTDGKTLQQSMTQGEVSTHP; encoded by the coding sequence ATGAAATTTATCGGAAAGTTAACGCTTTCGCTGCTGTTACTACTGCTGCTGGCGCTGGTAACGATCTATCTTTTGCTGCAAACCCGTTGGGGTGCGGAATGGGTCAGCAGACGCATAAGCGACGATACCGCCTGGCATCTCTCCGTCAGTAAAATAGAGCATAACTTTTCCGCTCCAGGTCTGCTGACCTTACGTAATGTGAGTTTTGGTCACGATGGCCAGCCCGCCGTGATGGTGGCAAAAACCGTTAATCTCGGTTTGTCCCTCTCTCTGTTTAGCGAGGCCCCACGCTTTACGCGCATTGAGTTGCAGGATGGCGCGCTGAACGCCGCCAATATGTCGGCGAATATGACCTTGCCGTTACAGGCCGAGCGCCTTCAGCTGCGCAATATGCAACTCCATAGCCCCCGGCAGACGTTCAACGCAATAGCGTTAAACGGCGGCGTGATCCCCTGGCAGCCGCGCGCGGGTAATATTTTGGGTAATAAGGCCAGCTTTCAGGCCAGTGCAGAAAGCGTAACGTTACAGGGAGTGACGGTGACCCATGCACTGGTACAGGGAAAAATAAACGACAAAGTGCTGGTGATTAATAATTTCGGCGGCGACCTGGCACGTGGCTCGGTAACCGGTAGCGCACAACGCGATGCACAAGGTAAATGGGATGTATCTGCGCTGCGCCTGAATGACATTCGCCTGCAAACAGACAAATCGCTTAGCGCATTCTTACAGCCGCTACGTAGCTTGCCTGCGGTACACTTTTCTCGCGTGGATGTGACGAATACCCATCTGCAGGGGCCGGACTGGGCGGTAACCGATCTCGATTTGTTGTTAAAAAGCGTCACGTTAAGCAATGGCGACTGGCAAAGCGATGACGGCTCGCTGGCGCTGAATGCCGACAACTTTATCAATGGTCAGCTGACGTTAAACGATCCAATTCTGAATCTCGACTTTTCTCCACAAGGCATTACGGACGCACGGTTTAGTTCACGCTGGGTTAATGGCTTAATCCGTGCACAGGGCAGTTGGCAACGTCAGACCAAGCGGCTTACGCTGGATGAGTTGGTGCTGGCCGGGCTGGAATATACGCTGCCGGAAAACTGGCGCGATCGCTGGATGGCATCGCTGCCCGCCTGGCTTGATAGCGTGCTGGTGAAAAAGCTAAGCGGCAATCGTAATTTGATTATTGATGTAAATCCTCAGTATCCCTTTCAGATAACCGCACTGGATACCAACGGTTCCGATCTCTTGCTGGCGCAGCATCGTCAGTGGGGCATCTGGCAAGGCTCCCTTAATCTGAACGCGGCGGAAGCCACATTCAACCGAACCGACGTTCGTCATCCTTCGCTGGCGTTAAATGCCGATGCTGAACAGATCGCGGTAACGGAAATGAGCGCGTTTGTAGATAAAGGCATGCTGGAAGGTGCGGCAACGCTGGATCAAACGCCGGCGCGTCATCTTTCGTTAACGCTGAATGGCCGGGCCGTACCGGCGGATGTGCTACAAAACTGGGGTTGGCCAGCGCCGCCGCTCACCGGTCAGGCCACGCTGCAGCTACAGCTGAATGCGCGCCTGGCGGCAAAGACGCCGTTAAAAAGCAGCGCTAACGGCACATTAACGCTCTCCACAGACGGCAAAACCTTGCAACAGTCAATGACTCAGGGCGAAGTCAGCACTCATCCGTGA
- a CDS encoding virulence factor BrkB family protein: MVQFFLRPRIRATGTWLKLLWHRIEHDGMTTEAGNLAFVSLLALVPLVAVVFSLFAAFPVFAEISVQLKHFIFNNFVPAAGNVVQDYLDQFVANVNKMTVVGAVGLIVTALLLMHSIDSALNAIWRSQKKRPLVYSFAVYWMILTLGPLLAGASLAISTWLLSLKWMAVSGVTGLIDQTLRLFPLLLSWLAFWLLYSLVPTTRVPQRDALIGALVAGLLFELGKKAFALYVTMFPSYQLIYGVLAVIPILFLWVYWTWCIVLLGAEITVTLGEYRQQQRQEKGSEEA, from the coding sequence TATCCGCGCTACGGGTACCTGGCTCAAACTCCTCTGGCATCGTATCGAACACGATGGCATGACCACCGAAGCGGGCAACCTGGCCTTTGTTTCCTTGCTGGCCCTGGTGCCGCTGGTGGCGGTGGTCTTTTCGCTGTTTGCCGCTTTTCCGGTGTTCGCCGAGATCAGCGTACAGCTAAAGCACTTTATCTTTAATAATTTTGTCCCGGCCGCAGGCAATGTGGTGCAGGATTACCTCGATCAGTTTGTCGCCAACGTGAATAAAATGACGGTTGTAGGCGCGGTTGGGCTGATAGTCACTGCGCTGCTGCTGATGCACTCTATCGACAGCGCGCTGAATGCCATCTGGCGCAGCCAGAAAAAGCGCCCGTTGGTTTACTCTTTTGCGGTCTATTGGATGATCCTGACGCTGGGGCCGTTGTTGGCCGGGGCCAGTCTGGCAATTAGCACCTGGCTTTTGTCGTTAAAATGGATGGCCGTGAGCGGAGTAACCGGGCTTATCGATCAGACGCTGCGTCTTTTCCCTCTGCTGCTTTCATGGCTGGCCTTCTGGCTGTTATATAGTCTGGTACCAACCACGCGGGTGCCGCAGCGTGACGCATTAATCGGAGCGCTGGTTGCGGGCTTGCTGTTTGAATTAGGTAAAAAAGCGTTTGCGCTTTACGTCACCATGTTCCCTTCGTATCAGTTGATTTACGGCGTGTTGGCCGTGATCCCGATCCTGTTCCTGTGGGTTTACTGGACGTGGTGTATCGTATTATTAGGGGCGGAGATAACCGTCACGCTGGGCGAGTATCGTCAGCAGCAGCGACAAGAAAAAGGCAGCGAGGAAGCATGA
- the dtd gene encoding D-aminoacyl-tRNA deacylase, translating into MIALIQRVLSASVTVADETVGKIGPGLLILLGVEKEDDEQKAQRLCERVLGYRIFSDENGKMNLNVQQAGGSVLVVSQFTLAADTQKGMRPSFSRGAEPQEAERLYHYFSDCCRQKNLPVENGRFAADMQVALVNDGPVTFWLQV; encoded by the coding sequence ATGATTGCATTAATTCAGCGGGTGCTGAGCGCCAGCGTTACGGTAGCAGATGAAACGGTGGGCAAGATTGGTCCCGGTTTGCTGATATTGCTGGGTGTGGAAAAAGAAGATGATGAGCAAAAAGCGCAGCGCCTGTGTGAACGCGTGCTGGGCTATCGTATTTTTAGCGATGAAAATGGCAAAATGAACCTCAATGTCCAGCAGGCGGGCGGGAGCGTACTGGTGGTTTCGCAGTTTACGCTGGCTGCCGACACACAAAAGGGCATGCGGCCCAGCTTCTCCCGTGGCGCTGAGCCACAGGAGGCGGAGCGCCTCTACCACTATTTCAGCGACTGCTGCCGACAGAAAAATCTACCCGTAGAGAACGGGCGCTTTGCCGCAGATATGCAGGTCGCCTTAGTGAATGATGGACCGGTGACCTTTTGGCTACAGGTATGA